One genomic region from Streptomyces sp. NBC_01304 encodes:
- a CDS encoding CaiB/BaiF CoA transferase family protein, with product MQTRTAARRPLPLEGITVVAVEQAVAAPFATRQLADQGARVIKVERPDGGDFARGYDTAAHGLASHFVWANRGKESLAVDLKDPRGLEAVRRLVADADVFVQNLAQGAAARLGLDAATLCARHPRLVAVDISGYGAGGPYADKRAYDMLVQCEAGLVSVTGTPEQPVKAGIPAADIAAAMYAYSGVLAALLRRGTTGLGGPVEVSMLESLAEWMGHPLNLAMHGGEPPARTGLAHAVIAPYDAYGTADGARVLLSVQNDREWQRLSELVLGRPGLADDPAFATNAARTARRERTDALVAKALGELTADEAMARLDAAGIACARLRDVREVAAHPQLAARGRWREVGSPAGPLRALLPPVTWVGGAEAAMGDVPALGEHTEVLLRAVGMTDAEIAAMHQDGVIA from the coding sequence ATGCAGACACGCACCGCCGCCCGCCGGCCGCTCCCCCTCGAAGGCATCACGGTCGTCGCCGTCGAGCAGGCCGTTGCCGCTCCCTTCGCCACCCGCCAGCTCGCCGACCAGGGCGCCCGCGTCATCAAGGTCGAACGCCCGGACGGTGGTGACTTCGCGCGCGGCTACGACACGGCGGCGCACGGTCTCGCCTCGCACTTCGTGTGGGCGAACCGCGGCAAGGAGTCCCTGGCGGTGGACCTGAAGGACCCTCGGGGTCTGGAGGCGGTACGTCGCCTCGTCGCGGACGCCGACGTGTTCGTGCAGAACCTGGCGCAGGGCGCGGCGGCCCGGCTCGGCCTGGACGCGGCGACGCTGTGCGCCCGGCATCCGCGGCTGGTCGCGGTCGACATCTCGGGGTACGGCGCGGGCGGGCCGTACGCCGACAAGCGGGCGTACGACATGCTCGTGCAGTGCGAGGCGGGCCTGGTGTCGGTGACGGGGACCCCGGAACAACCGGTGAAGGCAGGCATTCCGGCGGCCGACATCGCGGCGGCGATGTACGCGTACTCGGGGGTGCTCGCGGCGCTCCTTCGGCGGGGGACGACGGGGCTCGGCGGGCCGGTCGAGGTGTCGATGCTGGAGTCGCTCGCGGAGTGGATGGGGCATCCGCTGAATCTCGCGATGCACGGGGGTGAGCCGCCGGCGCGCACGGGTCTGGCGCACGCGGTCATCGCGCCCTATGACGCGTACGGGACGGCGGACGGGGCCCGGGTGCTGCTTTCGGTGCAGAACGACCGCGAGTGGCAGCGGCTTTCTGAACTCGTGCTCGGGCGGCCGGGGTTGGCGGATGATCCGGCGTTCGCGACGAACGCGGCGCGGACCGCGCGTCGGGAGCGTACGGACGCACTGGTCGCGAAGGCGCTCGGCGAACTGACGGCGGACGAGGCGATGGCGCGGCTCGACGCGGCGGGCATCGCGTGTGCGCGGCTGCGGGATGTGCGGGAGGTCGCGGCGCATCCGCAGTTGGCGGCGCGCGGCCGGTGGCGGGAGGTGGGTTCGCCGGCGGGTCCGCTGCGGGCGCTGCTGCCGCCGGTGACCTGGGTGGGCGGGGCCGAGGCGGCGATGGGGGACGTGCCCGCGCTCGGCGAGCACACCGAGGTGCTGCTGCGTGCCGTGGGGATGACGGACGCGGAGATCGCAGCGATGCATCAAGACGGTGTGATCGCCTGA
- a CDS encoding amidohydrolase, translating into MCDLHDQHEHEAAPGTPVLSRRRIMQLLGAAGVTAAVTTAEADPAMAAAADETPAAYEAPTGLAEDSPAKGSALDWIDAHKGRITGLNAEIWENAELSLREWKSSLAEAEFLERAGFKVEFGTAGFPTAFTATFTQGKGGPALGFSGEYDALPGLSQKKGVGHHDPLVYVHDPFAPGYGPGHGCGHSALGTAAAAAAAAVARSAERHKLPVTVKFFGSTAEETLIGKTYAVAKGVYEGLDAFLDWHPSTANATGWGSTTAMTAVTFTFLGVAGHGGTPLGNKSALDAAVMMATMSEFLREENLAPSGRLHWVINNGGDIPNVTPEIAEISYYVREGSPARVQVLLDKVIAVSEAAAKASQTKVRHRITSACWNQLPAKAFAELLHENMRQIGPPQFADEAHQLAKELQESLGLPAKGMHDKIGDLTPPNPVFLGGGSTDVADISWNVPTVSMGAALAPIGTKMHTWSTAACAAAAPGQAAVVAAAKYLAATAMDLLTQPERLKAVKDEFAERTKDVEWKTALPDGYEPPMYEPPAWFLKKTGQKWPPRNITWPPKRVVSQEKFASLGPELAPQK; encoded by the coding sequence GTGTGTGACCTGCACGACCAGCACGAGCACGAGGCGGCGCCCGGCACGCCCGTGCTCAGCCGCCGCCGCATCATGCAGCTGCTCGGCGCGGCCGGCGTGACCGCCGCCGTCACGACCGCCGAGGCCGATCCCGCGATGGCCGCGGCCGCCGACGAGACACCCGCCGCGTACGAGGCCCCCACCGGACTCGCCGAGGACAGCCCCGCCAAGGGCAGTGCGCTCGACTGGATCGACGCGCACAAGGGCCGCATCACCGGCCTGAACGCCGAGATCTGGGAGAACGCCGAACTCTCCCTGCGCGAGTGGAAGTCCTCCCTCGCCGAGGCGGAATTCCTCGAACGGGCCGGATTCAAGGTCGAGTTCGGCACCGCCGGCTTCCCGACCGCGTTCACCGCCACCTTCACCCAGGGCAAGGGCGGTCCCGCGCTCGGCTTCAGCGGCGAGTACGACGCGCTGCCCGGCCTCTCGCAGAAGAAGGGCGTCGGCCACCACGACCCGCTCGTCTACGTCCACGACCCGTTCGCGCCGGGCTACGGGCCCGGCCACGGCTGCGGTCACAGCGCGCTCGGCACGGCCGCCGCAGCGGCGGCCGCCGCCGTCGCCCGGTCCGCCGAGCGGCACAAGCTGCCGGTCACCGTGAAGTTCTTCGGCTCCACCGCCGAGGAGACCCTCATCGGCAAGACGTACGCGGTCGCCAAGGGTGTGTACGAGGGCCTCGACGCCTTCCTCGACTGGCATCCCTCCACCGCCAACGCCACCGGCTGGGGCTCCACCACCGCGATGACCGCGGTCACCTTCACCTTCCTCGGCGTCGCGGGCCACGGCGGCACCCCGCTCGGCAACAAGTCCGCCCTGGACGCGGCCGTGATGATGGCGACCATGTCGGAGTTCCTGCGCGAGGAGAACCTGGCGCCGTCCGGCCGCCTGCACTGGGTCATCAACAACGGCGGCGACATCCCCAACGTGACACCGGAGATAGCCGAGATCTCGTACTACGTGCGCGAGGGCAGCCCCGCCCGCGTCCAGGTCCTGCTCGACAAGGTGATCGCCGTCTCGGAGGCGGCGGCCAAGGCGAGTCAGACCAAGGTCCGGCATCGCATCACCTCGGCCTGCTGGAATCAGCTGCCCGCCAAGGCCTTCGCCGAGCTGCTGCACGAGAACATGCGACAGATCGGCCCGCCCCAATTCGCCGACGAGGCACACCAGTTGGCGAAGGAGCTGCAGGAGTCGCTCGGCCTGCCGGCCAAGGGGATGCACGACAAGATCGGCGACCTGACCCCGCCCAACCCGGTGTTTCTGGGCGGCGGTTCGACCGACGTCGCCGACATCAGCTGGAACGTCCCGACCGTCTCGATGGGCGCGGCCCTCGCCCCGATCGGCACCAAGATGCACACCTGGTCCACCGCCGCCTGCGCCGCCGCGGCACCCGGCCAGGCGGCCGTGGTCGCCGCCGCCAAGTACCTCGCGGCGACCGCCATGGACCTGCTCACCCAGCCCGAGCGGCTGAAGGCGGTCAAGGACGAGTTCGCGGAACGTACGAAGGACGTGGAGTGGAAGACCGCGCTCCCGGACGGCTATGAACCGCCGATGTACGAGCCGCCCGCCTGGTTCCTGAAGAAGACCGGCCAGAAGTGGCCGCCGAGGAACATCACCTGGCCCCCGAAGCGGGTCGTCTCCCAGGAGAAGTTCGCCTCGCTCGGACCGGAGTTGGCCCCGCAGAAGTAG
- a CDS encoding ABC transporter permease, with product MSTLSHVTYDASAVLGRHLQRIRHAPAIAVMTQTMPIVFLLFFGYVFGSALAMPGADYRAFLVPGLLVATAANGIMTGMFTAAQDSHRGVMDRFRTLPMSRSAVPLGQAAADLLTTAVGLVPLLLVGLAMGWRIEGSALQAVGAFGLLLLFRFATTWIGILLGLASRSEEAAGQLGGATFMLPLLSNAYIPTGNLPGWLRTVAEWNPISAVTTAARDLFGNAPVPEGAAWPVAHPVAGSLLWCALLIAVFLPLAVRRYANTGR from the coding sequence ATGAGCACCCTCAGCCACGTGACGTACGACGCGAGCGCGGTCCTCGGCCGCCATCTGCAGCGCATCCGGCACGCCCCGGCCATCGCGGTCATGACCCAGACGATGCCGATCGTCTTCCTGCTCTTCTTCGGCTACGTCTTCGGCAGTGCGCTCGCCATGCCCGGCGCCGACTACCGTGCCTTCCTGGTCCCCGGCCTCCTGGTGGCCACGGCGGCGAACGGCATCATGACGGGGATGTTCACCGCCGCCCAGGACTCCCACCGCGGCGTGATGGACCGCTTCCGTACGCTGCCGATGAGCCGGTCCGCCGTGCCGCTCGGGCAGGCCGCCGCCGATCTCCTGACGACGGCCGTCGGGCTTGTTCCGCTGCTTCTCGTCGGGCTCGCGATGGGCTGGCGCATTGAGGGCTCGGCGCTTCAAGCGGTGGGCGCCTTCGGCCTGTTGCTGCTCTTCCGGTTCGCGACGACGTGGATCGGGATCCTGCTCGGCCTCGCCTCGCGGAGCGAGGAGGCTGCCGGCCAACTGGGCGGCGCGACCTTCATGCTGCCGCTGCTCTCCAACGCGTACATCCCGACCGGCAACCTCCCGGGGTGGCTGCGTACGGTCGCCGAGTGGAATCCGATCAGCGCCGTCACGACGGCGGCGCGCGACCTCTTCGGCAACGCGCCGGTCCCCGAGGGCGCCGCCTGGCCGGTGGCGCACCCCGTCGCCGGGTCGCTGCTGTGGTGTGCGCTGCTGATCGCGGTGTTCCTGCCGCTCGCCGTCCGGCGGTACGCGAACACCGGACGGTGA
- a CDS encoding DUF4331 domain-containing protein has protein sequence MTSTARSRRGRGPGRRGLAALVCGALAAGGLAAAGTAALQPGAAGASSHREAPLISGQPQYDTTDVYAFVSPDRPDTTTLVANWIPFEEPAGGPTFYPFAEDAQYDIHVDSDGNAQGDLLYRWTFDTKTKNGNTFLYNTGPVTSLDDPDLNVTQTYDIDVLKLKDQKVVSTTKLADDLPVAPSNVGKASMPDYKKLRDQAVRKVSGGSTSYAGQADDPFFADLRVFDYAYGGDLSEVGRDTLKGYNVNTVALQIPTAQIRQSAKQPIVSVWSTTQRKNASGKWTQVSRLANALVNEVVVPMKDKDKFNASSPWNDADFLPYVTKPELPKLLEAIYKIKAPAEPRGDLVSVFLTGVKGLNQPPNVKPAEALRLNTSIPPSSSPKRLGVLDGDNAGYPNGRRLSDDVLDISLQVVEGELTGAKNDLGDAVDANDMAFGKSFPYVALPTSGSRGPLAGSNGQGAAMPRNALNGGVTPAGSAGDGDSTLLMASAAAGGAGVLLVGLGLTWWRMRRRSSAGPVL, from the coding sequence ATGACATCAACAGCCAGGAGCAGGCGGGGGCGGGGGCCAGGACGCAGGGGTCTCGCCGCGCTGGTCTGCGGCGCTCTGGCCGCTGGGGGGCTCGCGGCCGCGGGCACCGCAGCACTCCAACCGGGCGCGGCCGGCGCCTCCAGCCACCGGGAGGCCCCGCTCATCTCGGGGCAGCCGCAGTACGACACCACGGACGTGTACGCGTTCGTGAGCCCGGACCGGCCGGACACGACGACCCTCGTCGCCAACTGGATCCCCTTCGAGGAGCCGGCCGGCGGCCCGACCTTCTATCCCTTCGCCGAGGACGCGCAGTACGACATCCACGTCGACAGCGACGGCAACGCGCAGGGCGATCTGCTCTACCGGTGGACCTTCGACACGAAGACCAAGAACGGCAACACCTTCCTCTACAACACCGGCCCGGTGACGTCGCTCGACGACCCGGACCTCAATGTGACGCAGACGTACGACATCGACGTACTGAAGCTGAAGGACCAGAAGGTCGTCTCGACCACGAAGCTCGCCGACGACCTGCCGGTCGCGCCTTCGAATGTCGGCAAGGCGTCGATGCCCGACTACAAGAAGCTGCGGGATCAGGCGGTACGCAAGGTCAGCGGCGGCTCGACCTCCTATGCCGGGCAGGCCGACGACCCGTTCTTCGCGGACCTGCGGGTCTTCGACTACGCGTACGGCGGCGATCTGTCCGAGGTCGGCCGGGACACCCTCAAGGGCTACAACGTGAACACGGTCGCCCTGCAGATACCGACGGCGCAGATACGTCAGTCGGCGAAGCAGCCGATCGTGTCGGTGTGGTCGACGACGCAGCGCAAGAACGCGAGCGGCAAGTGGACACAGGTGTCCCGGCTCGCGAACGCACTGGTCAACGAGGTCGTCGTGCCGATGAAGGACAAGGACAAGTTCAACGCGTCCTCGCCCTGGAACGACGCCGACTTCCTGCCGTACGTCACCAAGCCGGAGCTGCCCAAGCTCCTCGAGGCCATCTACAAGATCAAGGCCCCGGCGGAGCCCCGGGGCGACCTGGTGTCGGTGTTCCTGACCGGGGTGAAGGGCCTCAACCAGCCGCCGAACGTGAAGCCCGCGGAGGCGCTGCGACTCAACACGTCGATTCCGCCTTCGAGTTCGCCGAAGCGGCTCGGGGTGCTCGACGGGGACAACGCCGGATATCCGAACGGGCGCAGGCTCTCCGACGACGTGCTGGACATCTCGCTGCAGGTCGTCGAGGGCGAGCTGACCGGGGCGAAGAACGACCTCGGTGACGCGGTCGACGCCAATGACATGGCGTTCGGCAAGAGCTTCCCGTATGTGGCGCTGCCCACGTCCGGGTCGCGCGGTCCGCTGGCCGGGAGCAACGGGCAGGGCGCCGCGATGCCCCGCAACGCGCTCAACGGCGGTGTGACACCGGCCGGTTCGGCCGGTGACGGCGACTCGACGCTGCTGATGGCGTCGGCGGCCGCGGGTGGCGCCGGGGTGCTGCTCGTCGGGCTCGGTCTGACGTGGTGGCGGATGCGGCGGCGGTCGTCCGCCGGGCCGGTGCTGTGA
- a CDS encoding tetratricopeptide repeat protein, protein MVRLQGRSAVAVVALALALTAGAVAIGGEDEAPRVTTQAPAPAADPAGLGGADLTRAVAALQGRLRDRPKDFAAWAQLGTAYVEQARTLGDPSRYPQAERALDRSLALRPAGNDAGLAGRAALAAARHDFAGALRSARQALAVNAYNERALALRIDALVELGRYDEALKAARDADGRRPGIPVFTRFAYVLELRGDAKGARRVLKLALGSAMGRGDRAYVATELGQLAFRHGEFGQALRWYGQALGADPEHLLALQGRAAALAAQGAGERAVRELESVVRRFPLPGPLVALGELYEARGQRERAREQYALIADWTGLARAVGVNTDLDTALALADHGDERAALTAARAEWSRRRTLHTADALAWALHADGQDEEALRYARRATGTAFRDAAFLYHLGVIEHAVGDRAAARRSLSEALELNPGFSPTGARAARALLDAAGGAR, encoded by the coding sequence ATGGTCCGGCTACAGGGGCGTTCGGCGGTCGCCGTCGTCGCGCTGGCGCTCGCACTGACCGCGGGGGCGGTTGCGATCGGCGGCGAGGACGAGGCACCGCGGGTCACGACGCAGGCGCCGGCGCCGGCCGCCGATCCGGCGGGGCTCGGCGGGGCGGACCTGACGCGGGCGGTGGCCGCGCTGCAGGGGCGGTTGCGGGACCGGCCGAAGGACTTCGCGGCGTGGGCGCAGCTCGGCACGGCCTACGTCGAGCAGGCCCGTACGCTCGGCGATCCGTCGCGCTATCCGCAGGCCGAGCGCGCGCTGGACCGCTCGCTCGCACTGCGCCCGGCCGGCAATGACGCGGGGCTCGCCGGGCGGGCCGCGCTGGCCGCCGCCCGGCACGACTTCGCGGGGGCGCTGCGCTCGGCGCGGCAGGCGCTCGCGGTGAACGCGTACAACGAGCGCGCGCTCGCCCTGCGGATCGACGCCCTGGTCGAACTCGGCCGCTACGACGAGGCGTTGAAGGCGGCCCGGGACGCGGACGGGCGCCGGCCCGGGATCCCCGTCTTCACGCGCTTCGCCTACGTCCTCGAACTGCGCGGCGACGCGAAGGGTGCCCGGCGGGTGCTGAAGCTGGCGCTCGGCTCGGCCATGGGCCGTGGGGATCGCGCGTACGTGGCGACGGAGCTGGGCCAACTCGCCTTCCGCCACGGCGAGTTCGGACAGGCGCTGCGCTGGTACGGGCAGGCGCTCGGGGCCGACCCGGAGCATCTGCTCGCCCTGCAGGGGCGGGCCGCGGCGCTGGCCGCGCAGGGTGCGGGCGAGCGCGCGGTGCGGGAGCTGGAGTCGGTCGTACGTCGCTTCCCGCTGCCGGGGCCGCTGGTGGCACTCGGCGAGCTGTACGAGGCGCGCGGGCAGCGGGAGCGGGCACGGGAGCAGTACGCGCTGATCGCCGACTGGACCGGGCTGGCCCGGGCGGTCGGGGTCAACACGGACCTGGACACCGCTCTCGCCCTGGCCGACCACGGCGACGAGCGGGCCGCACTGACCGCGGCCCGCGCCGAGTGGTCACGCCGCCGCACGCTCCACACGGCGGACGCGCTGGCCTGGGCCCTGCACGCCGACGGACAGGACGAGGAGGCCCTTCGGTACGCCCGCCGCGCGACCGGCACCGCCTTCCGGGATGCGGCGTTCCTCTACCACTTGGGGGTCATCGAGCACGCCGTGGGCGACAGGGCGGCAGCTCGCCGGTCGCTGTCTGAGGCGTTGGAGTTGAACCCGGGGTTCTCCCCGACGGGGGCACGGGCGGCACGGGCTCTGCTGGATGCGGCCGGGGGTGCGAGGTGA
- a CDS encoding sigma-70 family RNA polymerase sigma factor yields the protein MEAEKLLPLVAEGDQQAFEELYGLVSGPVYGLVRRVLRDPAQSEEVTQEVLLELWRGAGRFDPERGSALGWILTLAHRRAVDRVRSARAASERELRVGRRSHVTAFDEVAEAVEEGLEREWVRRCLDRLTALQRQSVTLAYYDGYTYREVAERLAVPLGTVKTRMRDGLQRLRGCLDRAGAA from the coding sequence GTGGAGGCGGAAAAGCTGTTACCGCTGGTGGCGGAGGGCGACCAGCAGGCGTTCGAAGAGCTCTACGGGCTGGTGTCGGGGCCGGTGTACGGGCTCGTACGCCGAGTCCTGCGCGACCCCGCACAGTCGGAGGAGGTCACCCAGGAGGTGCTGCTCGAACTGTGGCGGGGCGCCGGACGCTTCGACCCCGAGCGGGGCAGCGCGCTGGGCTGGATCCTCACCCTCGCCCACCGCAGGGCGGTCGACCGGGTCCGCTCGGCACGGGCCGCGAGCGAACGCGAGCTGCGGGTCGGCCGGCGCTCCCACGTCACCGCCTTCGACGAGGTCGCGGAGGCGGTCGAGGAGGGCCTGGAACGCGAGTGGGTGCGCCGCTGCCTGGACCGCCTCACCGCCCTGCAGCGCCAGTCGGTGACCCTCGCCTACTACGACGGCTACACCTACCGCGAGGTGGCCGAGCGCCTCGCCGTCCCGCTCGGCACGGTCAAGACCCGGATGCGGGACGGACTGCAGCGGCTGCGCGGCTGCCTGGACCGGGCGGGTGCGGCATGA
- a CDS encoding nickel transporter, translating to MPARGTGPVRLGPRPPRRASGSRRIRRRLLACLVLVLAGVTALVLLPVQRASAHPLGNFTVSRYDGLVASPGRLRVEHVEDLAEIPARQARPAIDRAGRGSWARARCADAAGGMRVTVDGRAARVRLDSSRALTRPGQAGLSTLRVECRLSAALPAGRGSAVRFDAGDDGPGWREITAQGDRMTLAASDVPKRSVSGRLTTYPQRLLSSPPHRTSAALRLTPGGPSLAAERPESPAASVLPRGADRWTQALTGLVARHDLTVGVAALALATALLLGALHALAPGHGKTLMAATAAAGGRSSLRDVLALGASVTVTHTLGVLVLGAVVTAGSAATPSVVAWLGLASGALVTLAGVALVRRAWGLRRAGAHGHHGHGHTHDHGHGHTHHHGLAHDHEHLHPKPRLRDPLLLGLAGGLVPSPSAVVVLVGAAALGQAWFGFLLVLAYGAGLALTLTLAGLTVVRVGGRAARLLDARRAGRGRAAVLARRALPLGTACVVVALGCGLVLKGAATALG from the coding sequence ATGCCCGCGCGCGGGACGGGGCCCGTTCGGCTCGGCCCCCGCCCACCCCGACGCGCCTCCGGCTCACGCCGGATCCGGCGCCGCCTGCTCGCCTGCCTCGTGCTCGTCCTCGCAGGCGTCACCGCCCTGGTGCTCCTGCCCGTGCAGCGCGCGTCCGCGCACCCGCTCGGCAACTTCACCGTCAGTCGTTACGACGGGCTCGTCGCCTCGCCCGGGCGGCTTCGGGTCGAGCATGTCGAGGACCTCGCGGAGATCCCGGCTCGGCAGGCCCGTCCGGCCATCGACCGGGCGGGGAGGGGGAGTTGGGCCCGTGCGCGGTGTGCGGATGCGGCGGGCGGGATGCGGGTCACCGTCGACGGGCGGGCCGCTCGGGTCCGGCTCGACTCGAGTCGCGCCCTGACCCGGCCGGGGCAGGCGGGCCTGAGCACGCTTCGGGTGGAGTGCCGGCTCAGCGCCGCGCTGCCCGCGGGTCGTGGCTCGGCGGTGCGGTTCGACGCGGGGGACGACGGGCCCGGCTGGCGCGAGATCACCGCCCAGGGCGACCGGATGACCCTGGCCGCGTCCGACGTACCGAAGCGGTCGGTGTCCGGCAGGCTCACGACGTACCCCCAACGCCTGTTGTCCTCCCCGCCCCACCGCACGTCGGCCGCCCTCCGGCTCACCCCCGGCGGCCCCTCCCTGGCCGCGGAGCGCCCCGAGTCCCCCGCCGCCTCCGTGCTCCCCCGCGGCGCCGACCGCTGGACGCAGGCCCTGACCGGCCTGGTCGCCCGGCACGACCTCACCGTCGGCGTGGCCGCGCTCGCGCTCGCCACCGCGCTGCTGCTCGGGGCGCTGCACGCGCTGGCCCCCGGTCACGGCAAGACCCTGATGGCGGCGACCGCCGCGGCCGGGGGCCGCAGTTCGCTGCGGGACGTCCTCGCGCTCGGCGCCTCCGTCACGGTGACGCACACGCTGGGCGTCCTCGTCCTCGGGGCCGTCGTCACGGCCGGTTCGGCCGCGACGCCTTCGGTGGTCGCCTGGCTCGGCCTGGCGAGCGGGGCGCTGGTGACGCTGGCCGGGGTCGCCCTGGTCCGCAGGGCCTGGGGGCTGCGGAGGGCCGGCGCGCACGGCCACCACGGGCACGGACACACGCATGACCACGGGCACGGACACACGCACCACCACGGCCTCGCGCACGACCACGAGCACCTCCACCCCAAACCGCGCCTCCGCGACCCCCTCCTCCTCGGCCTCGCCGGCGGTCTCGTCCCCAGCCCCTCCGCCGTCGTCGTGCTCGTCGGCGCGGCCGCCCTGGGCCAGGCCTGGTTCGGGTTCCTGCTCGTCCTCGCCTACGGGGCCGGCCTGGCCCTGACGCTCACCCTCGCCGGGCTCACCGTCGTGCGGGTCGGCGGGCGTGCGGCCCGCCTCCTCGACGCGCGCCGGGCCGGGCGCGGTCGGGCGGCGGTGCTCGCGCGGCGGGCCCTGCCGCTCGGAACGGCCTGCGTGGTCGTGGCACTTGGGTGTGGATTGGTACTCAAGGGGGCGGCAACGGCGCTCGGTTGA
- a CDS encoding anti-sigma factor translates to MIPGLPGRDRHSLVVPYALYALGPRELRRFERHLRRCPPCAAELRAFTDDTVRLAAAVTVGAPAALRERVLGEVRVTEQERPRKAAAVRTTESGSKVPRSRAPLAKEPARARARRFAPGPVAAAAAALALVAAVLLGVRLLDTQDRLDEQRAAAREVAQVLAAPDARATGDRDARGRTIGVVASPELDLAVITVTGLGPAPAGRVPQLWLMGAGNPRSLGLLDGDTPVVAEGLDRRATRLAVTYEPAGGSVRPTRTPTVQLALESGVFGE, encoded by the coding sequence ATGATCCCCGGGCTGCCCGGCCGCGACCGGCATTCGCTGGTGGTGCCGTACGCCCTGTACGCGCTCGGCCCCCGGGAACTGCGCCGCTTCGAGCGGCATCTGCGACGCTGCCCACCGTGCGCCGCCGAACTGCGTGCCTTCACCGACGACACGGTGCGGCTCGCCGCGGCCGTCACGGTGGGGGCGCCCGCGGCACTGCGGGAGCGCGTGCTCGGCGAGGTGCGCGTCACCGAGCAGGAACGACCCCGGAAAGCAGCGGCGGTTCGAACGACGGAGTCCGGGTCAAAGGTGCCCCGGTCGCGGGCGCCTCTGGCGAAAGAGCCGGCACGCGCGCGTGCCCGCCGGTTCGCTCCCGGCCCCGTGGCCGCGGCCGCCGCGGCGCTCGCCCTCGTGGCCGCGGTGCTCCTCGGCGTACGTCTCCTCGACACCCAGGACCGCCTCGACGAGCAACGCGCCGCCGCCCGGGAGGTGGCCCAGGTGCTCGCGGCCCCCGACGCCCGCGCCACCGGCGACCGCGACGCGAGGGGCCGCACCATCGGCGTGGTTGCCTCACCGGAACTCGACCTGGCAGTGATCACCGTCACGGGACTCGGCCCCGCACCCGCCGGCCGCGTACCGCAACTGTGGCTGATGGGCGCCGGGAACCCCCGCTCGCTCGGGCTCCTGGACGGCGACACGCCCGTGGTGGCCGAGGGCCTGGACCGCCGGGCCACGCGACTGGCAGTCACGTACGAACCCGCTGGCGGATCCGTACGGCCCACTCGAACACCCACTGTCCAACTCGCCCTGGAATCAGGCGTATTCGGAGAGTAA
- a CDS encoding ATP-binding cassette domain-containing protein: MTTTYAVLSEGLEKRFGDVHALRGLDLAVPEGTVCGLLGPNGAGKSTAVRVLTTLLAPDGGHARVAGHDLAGEPGEVRRHIGVTGQYASVDGDLTGAENLRLFARILRAPRARGDELLERFELTDAAHRPARTYSGGMRRRLDLAASLITRPRVLFLDEPTTGLDPGSRGRIWDSVRELAAEGTTVVLTTQYLEEADQLADDIVLIDEGRAAHRGTPTALKATIGNYAEVVVAPDAAPEALHAAAVVLDQLTGSEPVLDAERRTAGAVAPDPALTLPRLVRELDAAGVPLADASLRPPTLDEVFLRLTGRKEIAA, translated from the coding sequence ATGACTACTACGTACGCTGTACTTAGTGAGGGTCTGGAGAAGCGCTTCGGCGACGTGCACGCCCTGCGTGGCCTCGACCTCGCCGTCCCCGAGGGCACGGTCTGCGGGCTGCTCGGGCCGAACGGCGCGGGCAAGTCGACGGCGGTCCGGGTCCTGACGACGCTCCTCGCACCCGATGGCGGCCACGCGCGCGTGGCCGGACACGATCTCGCAGGGGAGCCGGGTGAGGTGCGCCGGCACATCGGGGTCACCGGGCAGTACGCCTCGGTCGACGGCGATCTGACCGGTGCCGAGAACCTGCGCCTCTTCGCCAGGATCCTGCGTGCGCCACGCGCGCGCGGCGATGAACTCCTCGAACGCTTCGAGCTGACGGACGCCGCGCACCGCCCGGCCCGCACCTACTCGGGCGGCATGCGCCGTCGGCTCGATCTCGCCGCGAGCCTGATCACCCGGCCCCGGGTGCTCTTCCTGGACGAGCCGACGACCGGGCTCGACCCGGGCAGCAGGGGCCGGATCTGGGACTCCGTAAGGGAGTTGGCGGCCGAGGGCACCACCGTCGTGCTGACCACCCAGTACCTGGAGGAGGCCGATCAGCTCGCCGACGACATCGTGCTGATCGACGAGGGCCGCGCCGCCCACCGCGGCACCCCCACCGCCCTCAAGGCGACGATCGGCAACTACGCCGAGGTGGTCGTCGCCCCCGACGCCGCCCCCGAGGCCCTGCACGCCGCGGCGGTCGTCCTCGACCAGCTGACCGGCAGCGAGCCGGTCCTCGACGCCGAACGCCGCACCGCCGGCGCGGTCGCCCCGGACCCGGCCCTCACCCTGCCCCGCCTGGTCCGCGAACTCGACGCGGCGGGCGTCCCGTTGGCCGACGCCAGCCTGCGCCCGCCCACCCTCGACGAGGTGTTCCTCCGCCTCACCGGCCGCAAGGAGATCGCCGCATGA